The Negativicutes bacterium genomic sequence AATAATATTTCACAGGCACAAGGAATAGTACAAGAAACACAACTATTGAGACCAGAAGCTTTTTATGATTATCAAAATGGTAATAATATTATCTTATCTAATCAACAGATTCTAAAGTTAAATCAAAGCATCTCACAACAGCAGTCAGCTTTATGTGATTTAAAAAATTATCAATCTATTATTAATAAAACAGCTTTAAGTAATAAAATAAAATCATCTAGCACTATTTTAAATGAATATGATTATTTAGGTTCAGGGTTAATAACTACGGCGCTGAAAAATGATATTATAGCAGAGTTAAATTTAGAAAAAATTCCGACAGAAATAAAGTATGGTGTTACTGTAAGGCGTACTAATATTAGAACATTACCTAGTGCTCAAGGTTTATATGAAAGTCTGAAGTCTACTAAATTTGATTATTTGCAAGAAACTGTTGTTGATCCCGGTACTGCGGTGGTTATTTTACATACCAGTAAAAATAATCAGTTTTATTATATTCAAACAGCAGATTATAGTGGTTGGGTGGCGACAAAAAATGTCGCAGTTGCTACAAAATCAGATTGGTTAAAATATTTGGAACCGCAAGATTTTATGGTGGTTACTGCTAATAAAAAAATAATAAACTTTAATGGTGAAGTTTTAACTTATCAAATGGGTGCTAAAATTCCATTACTAAAAGAAGAGGGCAGTAATAAAATATTAATGCCTTACAATAAAGATGGCTTAAATAATTATTATTTGAAGCTTAATAATAACGATGGCTTGAGTGAAGGATATTTACCTTATACTACTAATAATATTATCAAACAAAGTTTTAAAATGTTAGGTGATGTTTATGGTTGGGGTGGCTTAGAGAATAGTGTTGATTGTTCCAGTTTTGTACAAAATATTTATAAAACCTTCGGAATAAATTTACCGCGTAATGCTGATCAGCAAGAGCTTAGTTTACAACGACATTATTATAATGCTGTCACGGATAACTTAAAAAATGCTGATATTAATAAATTAACTAAAGGTAGTTTATTATTTATGGATGGTCATGTGATGTTATATTTAGGTAGTATTAACAATGAACCTTATATCATTCATGCACTAGGAAGTTATAGTATTAGGCAAGGTGATGGCACTATGAAAAAAATACCGATACTAAAAGTTGTTGTTAGCGATTTGCAGCTACAACGTTATAGTGGCAAAACTTTCTTAACAGCGTTAACAAGTGGTGCAGAAATAAAATAAAGGATGGTGGTAACAGTGCTTAAAGTAGGTTTAAAAGAAACAGAAGTACTAGATAGTCGTCAAAAATATGGCAGTAATAAACTAACAGAAGTAGAAAGCGAAGGCTTTAAAAAGAAATTAATAAAGAATTTAGGCGATCCAATGATTAAGATATTGTGCTTTGCCTTGTTTATTAATATTATCTTTACCTTAATGGGAGAAACTCCATGGTATGAATCTTTAGGGATAGCTTTTGCCATTGTTATTGCAACATTTGTTTCAACATACTCAGAGTATAGTAATGAGAATGCGTTTAAAAAATTACAAGAAGACGCTTCAAAAATTTATTGTAAAGTTTATCGTGAAGAAGAAGTTAAAGAAATTATTATTGATGATATTGTAGTAAATGATTTATTAATTTTACAATCAGGTGATAAAATTCCGGCGGATGGTATTTTAATAGAAGGTCATATAAAAGTTGATCAAGCTGTATTAAATGGTGAAAGTAAAGAAGCAACGAAATTAGTGCAGCCACCTGATTATCAGACTGAAGATAATCAAATGGATTTTTATAATGAATATAAGGTTTTTCGTGGTACCGTAGTTTGTCAAGGTAATGCCGTAATGAAGGTGACCAGTGTTGGCGATAATACTGCTTATGGACTAATTGCTAAAGAATTACAAAATGATGAAGAACGAGACTCTCCATTAAAGGTTAAATTAACAAAATTAGCGCATGATATTAGCAAGTTGGGATATTATGGTGGTATTTGTATTGCCTTTGCCTTTTTATTGCAAAAAATTATTGTGCATAATAATTTTAATATTCAGCAGATTATCATATATTGTTCTAACTATATGAATTTAATGCATGATATTATTCAATCTATTATTTTAGGTGTTGTTATTATTGTAATGTCTGTACCGGAAGGCTTACCATTAATGATTGCCTTGGTCTCAGCTTTAAATATGAATAAAATGTTGAAAGACAATGTGTTAGTGCGAAAGATTTCAGGGATAGA encodes the following:
- a CDS encoding SH3 domain-containing protein yields the protein MKKIFLIIMLLIISSNNISQAQGIVQETQLLRPEAFYDYQNGNNIILSNQQILKLNQSISQQQSALCDLKNYQSIINKTALSNKIKSSSTILNEYDYLGSGLITTALKNDIIAELNLEKIPTEIKYGVTVRRTNIRTLPSAQGLYESLKSTKFDYLQETVVDPGTAVVILHTSKNNQFYYIQTADYSGWVATKNVAVATKSDWLKYLEPQDFMVVTANKKIINFNGEVLTYQMGAKIPLLKEEGSNKILMPYNKDGLNNYYLKLNNNDGLSEGYLPYTTNNIIKQSFKMLGDVYGWGGLENSVDCSSFVQNIYKTFGINLPRNADQQELSLQRHYYNAVTDNLKNADINKLTKGSLLFMDGHVMLYLGSINNEPYIIHALGSYSIRQGDGTMKKIPILKVVVSDLQLQRYSGKTFLTALTSGAEIK